GCGTGTCCAGGCAGGTGTTGGTGGCGATCCGGTAGAGCCAGGCGCGGAAGGTGGAGCGGCCCTGGAAGGTCTCCAGCCTGCGCCAGGCACGCAGGAAGGTGTCCTGGGTGTGGTCCTCGGCGTCCTCGAAGGAGCCGAGCATCCGGTAGCAGTGCACCCGCAGCTCCCGTCGGTACCGTTCGAACAGCTCGCCGAAGGCGCGCTCGTCCCCGGCCCGCGCCGCCTCGACCAGCTCGGCTTCGCCCACGTTCACCTCCACGCTCCGTCCTGCTCCGGCAGCATCATCGTCCCCTGTGACGGTCCCCGCAGGGAAAACTCATCGGTGGCCCGCGGGTCCGGTCCCTTGCCGGATCGACCGGATCCTGGATACAGTATTCGTGTATACCGTATTCACGCCGGTCGGGCACGAGCTGAGGAGCCGGTATGACAGTGGACAGCGCCGGTACTCCGGTCGAAGAGCGGGTGCGCGCCCTGGTCGAGGCGCATCGCGCGGACCGTGGTGCGCTGCTGCCGATCCTGCACGACATCCAGGCCGAGTTCGGCTGCATCGACCAGCGGTCCATCGCCGTGCTCGCCGCCGAGCTGAACATCTCCCGCGCCGATGTGCACGGGGTGGTCAGCTTCTACACCGACTTCCGTTCCGAACCCGCGGGCACCACCACCGTCCGGCTGTGCCGGGCCGAGGCCTGCAAGTCGGTGGGTGCCGAGCGGCTGCGCGGGCGGATGGAGCAGATGTTCGGGGTGCCGGTCGGGCAGACCACACCGGACGGCTCGGTCACCCTGGAGCAGGTGTTCTGCCTCGGCAACTGCGCCCTCGGTCCCGCGGCGCAGGTCAACGGCAGGCTGTACGGGCGACTGGACGAGGCCGGGCTGATGGAACTGCTCGCGGAGGGCCGCTCATGATCACCGTGTACGTACCGCGCGACTCCGCGGCGGTCTCGGTCGGCGCGGATCGGGTCGCCGCGGCCATCCAGCGGGAAGCCGAGGCCGCGGGTGTCCCGATCCGCTTGGTGCGCAACGGTTCCCGGGGAATGCTCTGGCTGGAGCCCTTCGTCGAGGTGGCCACCGGGCGTGGCCGGGTCGGCTACGGGCCGGTCACCCCGGCCGCCGTGCCCGGGCTGGTCGCGGCCGGCCTTTTCGACGGCGCCGAACATGAACTGGGGCACGGCCTGGTCGAGGAGCTGCCATGGCTGCGCGACCAGCAGCGGCTGTGCTTCGCCAGGGTCGGCCGCACCGATCCGCTGTCCGCGGATGACTACGTGGCGGCGGGCGGCCTGGCCGGGCTGCGCGCGGCACTGGACCGCACCCCGGAGGAGGTCGTCTCCGAGGTCACCGAGTCCGGGCTGCGCGGAAGGGGCGGCGCGGGTTTCCCCGCCGGGATCAAATGGAAGACCGTGCTGGAGACCCCTGGTGAGCTGAAGTTCGTCTGCTGCAACGCCGACGAGGGGGACAGCGGCACCTTCGCCGACCGGATGCTGCTGGAGGGCGACCCCTTCTGCCTGATCGAGGGCATGACGATCGCCGCGCACGCGGTCGGCGCGACCGAGGGCTACGTCTACATCCGTTCCGAGTACCCGGACGCGGTGGCCACGATGCGGGCCGCCATCGACATCGCCTACGCGCGCGGCTGGCTCGGCGCCGACGTCCTCGGTTCCGGGCTGCGGTTCGACCTGTTCATCCGGGTCGGCGCCGGGGCCTACATCTGTGGCGAGGAGACCTCCATGCTGGAGAGCCTGGAGGGTAAGCGCGGCATGGTGCGGTCCAAACCTCCCATCCCGGCCATCACCGGGCTGTTCGGCAAGCCGACCGTGGTGAACAACGTGCTCACCCTGGCCAGCGTGCCCGCCATCCTCGCCGGAGGGGGAGCGGCCTACGCCGAGCTCGGGATCGACCGTTCCCGCGGTACCCAGGTGTTCCAGCTGGCAGGCAACATCGCTCGCGGCGGCGTGTTCGAGACCGCCTTCGGTATGACCCTCGGCGAGCTGGTGCGGGACTACGGCGGCGGCACCAGGTCGGGAAGGCCGGTGCGCGCGGTACAGGTGGGCGGTCCGCTCGGCGCGTACCTGCCGGTGTCGCGGTTCGACCTGCCGCTGGCCTACGAGAGCTTCGCCGAGGCCGAGGCCATGCTCGGGCACGGCGGCATCGTGGTGTTCGACGACACCGTGGACATGGCCGCGATGGCGCGGTTCGCCTTCGCCTTCTGCGCGGAGGAGTCCTGTGGCAAGTGCACCCCGTGCCGGGTCGGCGCGGTACGCGGGGTCGAGGTGATCGACCGGGTGGTCGGGGGCGAGGACCCCGACGCGAACCTTGCCCTGCTGGACGACCTCTGCGAGCTGATGACCGACGGTTCGCTGTGCGCCATGGGCGGCCTCACCCCGACCCCGGTACGCAGCGCGCTGCTGCACTTCGCGGACGATTTCACCGGCCACCACAAGGAGGCGAAGCATGAGCCTGCTCAAGGAGCCTGACCTCGGCACCCCGGCGAAGCCCGGCCCGGCCACCGTCTCGGTCGAGGTGGACGGCCTGCCCGTGCTGGTGCCGGAAGGCACCTCGGTCATGCGCGCCGCGGCGGAGTCCGGGATCGAGATCCCGAAGCTGTGCGCCACCGACAGTCTGGAGGCCTTCGGTTCCTGCCGGCTGTGCCTGGTGGAGATCGACGGCAGGCGGGGCACCCCGGCCTCCTGCACTACACCGGTCGCGGACGGGATGAAGGTCCGCACCCAGACGCCGCGGCTGGAAAAGCTGCGGCAGGGCGTGATGGAGCTGTACATCTCCGACCATCCGCTGGACTGCCTCACCTGCTCGGCCAACGGCGACTGCGAGCTGCAGGACATGTCCGGGGTGGTCGGGCTGCGCCAGGTCCGTTACGGCTACGAGGGGGACAACCACCTCGACCTGACCAAGGACACCAGTAACCCCTACTTCGACTTCGACCCCGCCAAATGCATCGTCTGCTCCCGCTGCGTGCGGGCCTGCGGCGAGGTACAGGGCACCTTCGCGCTGACCATCGAGGGCCGGGGCTTCGAGTCCAAGGTCTCGCCCAGCGCGAGCGAGCTGTTCATGGACTCCGAATGCGTTTCCTGTGGCGCCTGCGTGCAGGCCTGCCCCACGGCCACCCTGCAGGAGAAGTCCGTCGTCGACCTCGGGATGCCGACCAGGAGCGTGCTCACCACCTGCGCCTACTGCGGGGTCGGCTGCTCGTTCAAGGCCGAGCTGCGCGGGGACGAGCTGGTCCGGATGGTGCCGTACAAGGATGGCGGGGCGAACGAGGGGCATTCCTGCGTCAAGGGACGGTTCGCGTTCGGCTACGCCAGCCACCCCGACCGGGTGCTCAAGCCGATGGTAAGGGAACGCATCACCGACGAGTGGCGCGAGGTCGAGTGGGAGACCGCGATCGGCCACGTCGCCGAGCGGATGCGGGATATCCAGGCCAGGCACGGTACCGGCGCCATCGGCGGCATCACCTCCTCCCGGTGCACCAACGAGGAGGTCTACGTGGTGCAGAAGATGGTGCGCGCGGCCTTCGGGAACAACAATGTGGACACATGCGCCCGGGTGTGCCACTCGCCGACCGGGTACGGGCTCAAGCAGACCTTCGGAACCTCCGCGGGGACCCAGGACTTCCGCTCGGTGGCGGCGGCCGATGTCATCGTGGTGATCGGCGCGAACCCCACGGACGGGCACCCGGTGTTCGCCTCCCGGATGAAACGGCGGCTGCGCGAGGGAGCCAGGCTGGTGGTGATCGACCCGCGCCGGATCGACCTGGTGCGCTCGCCGCACATCGAGGCCGAACACCACCTGCAACTACAGCCGGGCACGAACGTCGCGGTGATCAACGCGATGGCGCACGTCGTGGTGACCGAAGGCCTGACCGATCAGTCCTTTGTGGAAGAGAGGTGCGAGGAGTTCGAAGCCTGGCGGGAGTTCATCGCCCGGCCGGAGAACAGCCCGGAGGCCGTTGAGCCGGTGACCGGGGTGGCCGCGGGGCAGCTGCGTGCGGCCGCGCGGTTGTACGCCTGTGGCGGGAACGCCGCCATCTACTACGGCCTCGGCGTCACCGAGCACAGCCAGGGCTCGACGATGGTCATGGGCATGGCCAATCTGGCAATGGCCACCGGCAACATCGGCAGGGAAGGGGTCGGGGTCAACCCGCTGCGCGGCCAGAACAACGTGCAGGGCTCCTGCGACATGGGTTCCTTCCCGCACGAGCTCGCCGGCTACCGGCACGTCTCCGACGACGCGGTGCGCCAGGTGTTCGAGACGCTGTGGCAACGACCGATCGTGCCGGATCCCGGACTGCGCATCCCGAACATGTTCGACGCTGCGGTGGACGGCAGCTTCCGCGGGCTGTTCGTCCAGGGTGAGGATATCGCTCAGTCGGACCCGAACACCAAGCATGTCACCGCCGCGTTGGAGGCCATGGAACTGGTGGTCGTGCAAGACCTTTTCCACAACGAGACGGCCAAGTACGCGCACGTGTTCCTGCCGGGAACCTCCTTCCTGGAGAAGGACGGCACGTTCACCAACGCCGAGCGCCGGATCAACCGGGTTCGCCCGGTGATGGCACCGCGGACCGGACTGCACGAGTGGCAGATCGTCTGCGAGATCGCGCGTGCCATGGGGTACACCATGAGCTACGCCCATCC
The sequence above is drawn from the Amycolatopsis aidingensis genome and encodes:
- a CDS encoding formate dehydrogenase beta subunit, which gives rise to MITVYVPRDSAAVSVGADRVAAAIQREAEAAGVPIRLVRNGSRGMLWLEPFVEVATGRGRVGYGPVTPAAVPGLVAAGLFDGAEHELGHGLVEELPWLRDQQRLCFARVGRTDPLSADDYVAAGGLAGLRAALDRTPEEVVSEVTESGLRGRGGAGFPAGIKWKTVLETPGELKFVCCNADEGDSGTFADRMLLEGDPFCLIEGMTIAAHAVGATEGYVYIRSEYPDAVATMRAAIDIAYARGWLGADVLGSGLRFDLFIRVGAGAYICGEETSMLESLEGKRGMVRSKPPIPAITGLFGKPTVVNNVLTLASVPAILAGGGAAYAELGIDRSRGTQVFQLAGNIARGGVFETAFGMTLGELVRDYGGGTRSGRPVRAVQVGGPLGAYLPVSRFDLPLAYESFAEAEAMLGHGGIVVFDDTVDMAAMARFAFAFCAEESCGKCTPCRVGAVRGVEVIDRVVGGEDPDANLALLDDLCELMTDGSLCAMGGLTPTPVRSALLHFADDFTGHHKEAKHEPAQGA
- a CDS encoding NADH-quinone oxidoreductase subunit NuoE family protein, translating into MTVDSAGTPVEERVRALVEAHRADRGALLPILHDIQAEFGCIDQRSIAVLAAELNISRADVHGVVSFYTDFRSEPAGTTTVRLCRAEACKSVGAERLRGRMEQMFGVPVGQTTPDGSVTLEQVFCLGNCALGPAAQVNGRLYGRLDEAGLMELLAEGRS
- the fdhF gene encoding formate dehydrogenase subunit alpha — its product is MSLLKEPDLGTPAKPGPATVSVEVDGLPVLVPEGTSVMRAAAESGIEIPKLCATDSLEAFGSCRLCLVEIDGRRGTPASCTTPVADGMKVRTQTPRLEKLRQGVMELYISDHPLDCLTCSANGDCELQDMSGVVGLRQVRYGYEGDNHLDLTKDTSNPYFDFDPAKCIVCSRCVRACGEVQGTFALTIEGRGFESKVSPSASELFMDSECVSCGACVQACPTATLQEKSVVDLGMPTRSVLTTCAYCGVGCSFKAELRGDELVRMVPYKDGGANEGHSCVKGRFAFGYASHPDRVLKPMVRERITDEWREVEWETAIGHVAERMRDIQARHGTGAIGGITSSRCTNEEVYVVQKMVRAAFGNNNVDTCARVCHSPTGYGLKQTFGTSAGTQDFRSVAAADVIVVIGANPTDGHPVFASRMKRRLREGARLVVIDPRRIDLVRSPHIEAEHHLQLQPGTNVAVINAMAHVVVTEGLTDQSFVEERCEEFEAWREFIARPENSPEAVEPVTGVAAGQLRAAARLYACGGNAAIYYGLGVTEHSQGSTMVMGMANLAMATGNIGREGVGVNPLRGQNNVQGSCDMGSFPHELAGYRHVSDDAVRQVFETLWQRPIVPDPGLRIPNMFDAAVDGSFRGLFVQGEDIAQSDPNTKHVTAALEAMELVVVQDLFHNETAKYAHVFLPGTSFLEKDGTFTNAERRINRVRPVMAPRTGLHEWQIVCEIARAMGYTMSYAHPREIMAEIASVTPTFAGVSFEKLDKLGSVQWPCNDSAPEGTPVMHVDAFVRGKGKFVPTPFVPTSERSTRRFPLILTTGRILSQYNVGAQTRRTRNVAWHPEDVLEIHPHDAEVRGISEGDEVSLSSRVGETTLRAVLADRMPVGVVYTTFHHPVTGANVVTTENSDWATNCPEYKVTAVQVGLSRAAAGPAAEPAAMVDR